The genomic segment TGTGATCAGCCTGGTTTCAGGTCATCTGGGCGGAGCCAACAAACTGGCAGAAGAGGTGGCAGCCCTCACCGGCGGACAGGCTATTATCACCACTGCCTCGGACACCCTGGGACATACGGCCCTGGACCTCTGGGCCAAAGCCCAAGGATTAAGGGCAGAGAGTCGAGAGGCCCTGACCCGGGCAAGTGCCCGTCTGGTAAATGAGGGAGAGCTAAAGATATATGCAGAGATAGCCATCCATAGCCTGCCCCCTGATCTGCACCAGACAGAGACACGGGTGAAGGCCGATATCATCGTCTCCATCTCAACGAAGAGGGAAGAGGGACAGCTCCTCCTCCATCCCCGTTCTCTGGTGCTGGGTAGCGGCTGTAATCGGGGCACCCCCCGGGAAGATTTTGAGGCGGCACTGACCGAGCTCTGCGCGAGTCTCACCATCTCGCCTCTAGCCATAGGAAGGCTCTGTTCAATTGATAAGAAAAATGACGAGATCGGTTTGTTAGAGTTTGCCGCAGCCCATGGCTGGCAGACTGAATTCTTCAGCAAGGCAGAGATAAATCGCCTCACCCATCTACAAACATCGGCAGCCGCCCTTAAGGCTGTTGGCGCCATTGGGGTTGCAGAGCCCTGTGCCCTGCTTGGCGCAAGACAAAACACTTTATTTTGCGGAAAAAGAAAATGGAAAAATATAACAATGGCAATGGCCCAGGCACC from the Desulfotalea psychrophila LSv54 genome contains:
- a CDS encoding cobalt-precorrin 5A hydrolase, whose protein sequence is MRIAILAITAGGKKLATNIAIRLPNASLLADEGRVGEKFSRHWQSFDAFICIMATGIAVRSIAPLLVDKARDPAILVLDELGRNVISLVSGHLGGANKLAEEVAALTGGQAIITTASDTLGHTALDLWAKAQGLRAESREALTRASARLVNEGELKIYAEIAIHSLPPDLHQTETRVKADIIVSISTKREEGQLLLHPRSLVLGSGCNRGTPREDFEAALTELCASLTISPLAIGRLCSIDKKNDEIGLLEFAAAHGWQTEFFSKAEINRLTHLQTSAAALKAVGAIGVAEPCALLGARQNTLFCGKRKWKNITMAMAQAPSMLSEQAPEHATI